acacttacaaagttatcaatgccttcTTTCATTTGTCAAGACactattatactaccaaagaagtgtcgggatACCTCTAGCCttgtaagtggtttaaaatggtgatttatttatttactatgaGACATGCCCTTATCATTCCAAGTTTATAGAGTTTTGGAGGAAtctgctaaaaacagccaacttaagaatgcgtctatatgtgcttttttgctcccaaacaaaCATTCAAACTCGTTAAAAacatcccagatccattttacatcAGATTTCCCCTTTTAAGGCTGGGACTCCAGCAGGCCTAGACTATCCTGCACCAGTTTCTTGTTATTTGTAAGTTATTATTCAATGCGTTCGGTATTGGCAATAATATTAGACTGGTAGGTTGACCATCTTAATGTTGATTGGCCAACATTAGATTAGGTTCAGTATGCGTCTATAATTGCGCAGCATGGTGCTACTCaagttactgtacgtccacaccagaagcaaattgagctaccaaatcgccggaagtcattcactttctatgggcaagagcgaccaaagcgaccaacgctaccagtggccaaagttgagcgaccagagcgtccaaaaaaagttaaactgttgaactttatgcaaattactatgacgcgTTTCAGCGGCAAAACACCGACAGCCAATcgggaatgtagacgctctgcacttgcgtggatcccagggaacaacGGCAGGGActtttgaattgtacgtcatgagcgaccaaagcgaacagaaatattcgcagcgaaaccTTATGGTGTGGAGTGGACGTACGGCTACAAGGGACTGCATGAATTCCAGTAGGATCTCCATCGATTGAAAGGCGGTGCGTTCGGTCTGCATGTTGGGACCTATGGTCACGGTTTGCCATTCTCTTTCATCGTAGAGTTTGGACACGCATAAACATGCTAGATTAACTCTTGGAGTTATCAGGGCCACCAGTCTCTCGAGGACAACCTGAGTCGGTAGTATAATACTCCAACATGATGCATTATTTGCACCGGTTCACACCAGTGGTTGAATATGTTGGCATTCTATTTCTACATGCGAGTGTCAAAATGTACCTTAACTGATTTCTATGCAGAAGTTTGGAAATTCTATGCATTGTGATTTTAAATGTAGTATGAATAAATATTTCTGGTTTGCTTGTGTTTAGCCGCCGCAGTCAAAGTCCGATTAACTGCATCAGAGCCAGCATACTGGGGCCAATCAAACGCAAAGGTACGGTTGGTAAATGCTGTTGGTGAAACACCTTTTGGTTTCTGTGAAAGGcgcccttaaaaaaaaaacttttaaacCTTTTAAAATGTTGATTTGTTTTGCAGGGGAGATGGACATAGAGAGCCAACCTAAAAGGCTCTTTCAGGGGACTACAACCATGTTGTCGACAGATATAGCCCACCTGTTGGATGTCAGTTCCTGGTAAGGCGTCTGTCCCCAATCAGAATAGCCTAAGATACTCTCCTTCCCCTGTTTAAGTGTTGACCTTGGAAAATGTTGTTTAGCCTCTATACAAATTGTATCATATTTGCTTTAATCCACCAAGATAATTAAGACTTGTAGTACTACAGTATAAATTGGAATCCACTAGGATATATTTCAAGGCGGGTTGCTGTACCCGTTCCATGTTTTAACTATTTGTATGATTATTGCAATTTATGTGTGAATTGGTTTGCTTAGGCTGAGCAAATGTAATGTTATGGTATAATCACGTTAAATGTTTTCCCTCAGTCCAAGCCCAGAATTGCTGGACGGCAGCCTCAGCAGTGTGTGCTCTTCCACTGGATCGCCTGGCAAAATGGAGGGAGTCTCGCCTTCCTCCAGCAATTCCCCCTTCACATCCCTCCAGGACCTGTCTCCTAAGTGAACAAGGAGACTTGCAAGATACACTAGAGCAGGATAAAGAGACACTAGAGTAAGAGAAAGACGAATTGGTGAAACGACGGTCTCCATCTGAGGAGGGTGAAGATTGTGTTTCCTTCTCGGACCCTCCTTCACCTAGCTTTAGTTTAAGTGGATTTTTCACCATGTTTTGCTTTTGTGAGGCTGGTGGTTTGGCTTCAGGTTGGAGGGTCCCGATATGTCTGAAAGGAAACGAAAGCCATGGTTGTGTGCTTTGCTTGTAGAGACACAGGTGGGACTGTTGTGATGGAGGAATGAGGAAGACGTTAAGGGCACCAGCTGCTAGTTGTggaggtttttttttaatggtgcaTCGCTTCATAGTGATACTGTGTTTCCATGTCTATACTGCCAATGTATCAGCTGGTTCTCTCCCGCGAGAGACATTAAGCactggacaaaaaaaaaaaaaagagactaTTTGGATGTGTAGAATGCCCTGTTTGTGCTGGAAAACGTTTGTTCAAAGGCCTATTGTCTGTACAGTCTGCAGGTTTTGTATGAAAGGATTTAAATTATTTTTGTTCCTCTTGCTTTATTGTacgtatatgtgtatatattaaaCCTTGTCTAATATCATAGTTTTAATTTGGTTATTGGCTGTGAGGTTGAACACAAGGCACAGACCTACAGCACGCCACTAAATTCATGGCCGTGGAGGCATAAGTCAGCGTTCCTGGTTACAATTTTACCGTATTGGAAGTTGATTGTAACATGAGTTTTCAGTTCCCTGTAattcctattttttttatgcCATAGGCTGTAAACTGTGTTGAGATTTCCATGCCAGCTTGTCATACTTGCTGCCAGCTTGTCAAACTCGCTGCAAGTTGAATTGCCTACTGTTGGGGCAAAATACTTGACTTGGCAGATGATCAGACTTAATCAGAGAATGCTCTGTATTATTGGGATTGAAACGTTAAGGCTGCTCTGTCGCTGTTTATACATAATTGTATGCTGAGTAACATTTATGTGCATACAATTTCTTCCTCTGATACAGGCACAAACATTTTAGGGGAAAGATATtgacttttttgtttttcctgtttCTGCTTTGGTCCGTTTGAAAAAGAGATTTGATGCAGAACCTGTTCCTGCAGTGATGTTTCAGTTGTATGTGAACCGTGTGTGGGAAAGTTCTAAAATAAACCCATTTATTCTTGTCGAAGTGTGGAAGTACTGCCTGTTAGTAATTTGGGTCTTTATGCTGTACCTGAACTGGATTTAATAGTTTTTCTGAGTGATTCCTTGAGAAAGGCAAAGTCAATGGACAGTTCTTCCTTTTGGACCTTTTAGCTTTCGATATTTTAGTAAGGAGGTGCTTGTATATTCGATTTTTATCTGCCTCATTTTTAAGTAACAATCATATCTACTCTGCAGTCCATATTATCGTTTATTTCCACTAGCTCTGGTCCTCAATTTGCCCCATCGACATGTATTTAATTGGCCCTAAATTGTATTATAAAGGCAGACACCCTACTACGGTAGTGTGCGGTAACCATAAATTATTCAGTTTCTTGAATATCCAGCATTAACACAATTATATAAGTTGTTTTGTTCCCACAAGTATAAGTACATCTGGGCCACTACATCACAAAGTCATAAAGTATTTACTGATCTGAAGACGTTCAGACTTTATTCAACATTTAATGAAGAAGCCAGAACAACATTTGAActgtcattaaaaaaaagaatcctgAACCTCCACTAGTCTAAAATTCAATATGACGGATGAACGTTTTAACCTATAACAAAACTGAAATGGCTTTATGTACATGTAGCGTAAGAAAACAAAAATGGTTTTATATACATGTAGCGATTTGCATGAAAACTTAACCAAGTTTATCATATTCTGTCAAATGGTGGCAAAGGAAGTACAGACAGGGCATATATAACATTAGTATAGCGCTGTAATGCAATGTCCCTTGTTATACTTCACCAGCACTTTCTAGGACCCAAAGAGCCAGTTCCTCGACCGGAGAGATTCTTGACCCCAGATCTAGAGGTCTTCATTGTCTGTTCAATGATAAATGTTAATtcatataaatacatttcaacaAGTAGGCAAAATGAATATGCTTCAAGGAAGGGGTCAGAGATGAACAGACATCCCAGGGCCCGGTTCCCTTACTGCCTGCTGCAGAGTGGTACACATCCCTGGGTATTGCAGGGCTCTTTCCTCCCTCGTATCTCTCCAAGCTCACTGGCTTCATGTACGCAGGATGACCATCGTAAGAAGACCTGTGAAATAAAGTTGATTTTAGCAGATGCTTAGAGCAGCCCAGGTGACTTGCCGTTGACtgaggggccactcacactagggccgcggccccgcgcccgagctcatttgcatacttaagtctagaacgtttggctagtgtgaccacgccgtccgtattccagcacagaacagccccttggccacggcacacttgggagaggtatgccgtggccaaagtacagatgctaatgagatgataCGCAAcatgagctggatgacgtagtccttgcgcgacccttctttctttataggtccatgcccttcttccccacaacaatcattttaaacaatggcggcaagcggttcacgagtgggtttacgttggtgcgatagtgaagtcgagtgtttacttgaaatttgggccgacgacagcattcacgttgttgttctacattgttgttatggcggcgaggacgcttggcgatgacgtatttatcgtattacgacgtgatgacgtatgtatgaaggagcaatcgtgcccaggccactgCCTTTAGGAGCAGTGTGACcaggggccagcggggggagtggggagggggggaatcgtgctgaatcttcctgcagcacggaacaggcaaacttgccttgtgtgagtgtgccctaAGTTAGATGTCATAATGAAGGGAGGGGTTCAGCGGTTTGCAACGTTGCAATGTATCTGAATGACATCTAGACTTTATTTACTACAGAACTACCATCGTCCAAACAGGTATTCCTGCAACGATGCCCTTATTAAAACCAATATATCCTGTTCTTTTTACAGAGTTTTGCTATGAAACCGGAAATGTCCATCTTATGCAATATAAACTAGCATTGACATTTATACACATACGATAAAATAGTATTCTATCAATGAAATTTATAAAACGATAAATTAACCAGACTTCCGTTGATGGATGAACTCAAATATGGTTGTGGTTTATTCGTGATTAACTTTCTATTTCAGCCTTCTTTGAAAAAAGTAAATGGCTGTAGTAGAAAAGTCCCATAGTGTACGTTTAATACTTGTGGTGTTTTTGCGTGCATCTATCACTGCGCTAAGCTTGCATATTACTCACCTAAAACATAAGCAGCGACTAGTTTCTTGTTAACACTTAAGTGGAGGTAGACAGGCACAGTGGATTCTTCGTCCCCCAAGGTGGGAAGCATCAGGGCAGCCACGCAAACCAGCCCCAGCAGTACAGTCAACAGACTGGGTCCTCCGGCAACAGCCCGGCTTTCTGgaagacacacgcgcacacacatgcacagacacgtaTAAACACACAATGTGCAAAGAATCCAAAATGGGCCAGCAAAGATGCACTGTGGATATTGTGGTTTAGCACATGTGACCATGTGATGTTGAattctgttctgttttcttTGCATAAGAACAGCAGAAATAATAACTAATTATAGTGCTGATAATGAAACACCAATAGTTACCAAAGTAAGAATAACTAGAAAGTATTTGCAATTGTAATTTATTGCTTACAAacattaattatattatatataatcgAGTTCAATTCACATGACATTTACACTTGAGACCAGATGCAAGAACCAAACCTTGTCAACAGTACATCTTCCTGAATAAATGACAGGACACTGGAGGAGAGTAACAGAATCTTTGGCGCGACCCAGTGGCCATTTAAGAACATTGCACCAAAACCTCAAAAATATTACAATCTCTACTAACCTGTCTGAAATGCGGTCTGCTCAAAGAACACACTGTCTGCCAGCTGTTCCTTCAGCCTGCGCTCTTCTTCCTGAGGCCGGGGGTGCGGCGGGTCCTGTTTGGCCGACGGCTGCAGCGTTGCAGAGACCTCCTTGCGACCCAGGGCCTTCCGCTGGCTCTGCTCCGACACCTGGAGTCTGAACTTGTCGTAAACCCCATAATGGCAGGGACGTACATCCCTGTGTCGGATCACTCTGAGCCCATAAAAAGGAAGAGAGAGCCGTTAATTAGCAGCGGTAGTCCGTATATCATATCAGCTAAAGAAcagatacaaaataaaacacagaaaaaccaAACAACCAAATAACTTTCTGATTCCTTTTGCTACTCTGCACTCACTTTAATGTTACTCCAGTTTCAATCGTAGGCTTTGAATGTCATCACCCTCacctgtaagtcactttggataaagaggtctgctaaatgactaagaGTGAATATTGTAATAGATAATGTACACTGCAATACATTGTAATAGACTTGTAATCAATTACTCACATGTCAACGCGGCACTGTGGCTTTACAGCTCCAGTTGCATCCACCACGGTGTACTTGTTTGGCGCTGTGCATAGCActgagagaaaaaataaaaaaatattcacaCCAACCTTTACAAAAAACAATTCAACTGGTTAGATTGGATGTAATCTTCCCACTGACCTTTAAATTTAAGTGCAAACTCATAAGGGTTATAGAGTGTGAGCACTTGTTTGTGAGAGTTCTGCTCATCTGCATAGAAGACCAGCTCTGtggggaacacaaacacaggaaggcTTCCCTCCACGAGCTCAGGCTGTCGattctgctgctggggctgcattGGCTCCAGCTGAgcaccctctctccttcccgtcCGAGGTCTTACTGGGCCCCTCTTCCCTCCACTGAACGACACAGATGTGTGATATGATATCCCTCAGTCAGAAATGGCACTCTTTGCCCTCAACTTATGGCCATAACATCCAAGCTTTGCTTAGATGTGCACAAAAGGGAATTGATGAACCGACATTTATTCTACCTAGGTTATATCCATATCTAACTCGTGAATCTTTACAATGTCAAAATGAAAGGAGGTAAAAAGACAACAAATATAAGGTGACTATAAACAGCAGCGTGTAGACTCCGCGTAGTTACTCGCATGTGTTTTCCTCAACCGCAGAACTGACTCATGTCGCAACCCCTCATAAAATACCCTGTCTTACGTATATGTATTATTCTAAGTATCCGTTGTAACGCTAATGCATTGCAAAGCCTCTCTTCATAATACAAATTAAACGGCGGAGTATTTATCAACGTCTCTCACAgtgttataataaaataataatgtataatgcaTATCTCAAAGACATTGGCAGTATCAATTCatgtaatattatataatgGTCCACCACGTTACAGGGGTAATATTCATGTGAGTAACGACTGATCACTATGAGCAACGTGTGTTGGGTGATTCCACTTGTTGGTGACCCATACACCGCTGATACACACCACACAATCAGCAGCCCTCAAGGCAAGGAATGACAATTGCACTGTAATGCTAATATTGTGTTATGATCAAGCTAGCAGGGGACGACAACACAGGTAGCCACTTCATAAAGCTAATACTTGTCACTATTACGATCGCGATATACATCACTCAGAGAATACATATACTATCAACGAAGGTTTACCTTGTTACTGTCAGTAGTGCCCTGTTTTAGTTTGGTGTCGCTAGTGTTTTTGTTGAACTCGGATCCCACCCTGTTATGTTTCTCTTGCTGTTTCTTTTGTCAACATATGCTGCATCCGCGCGGTGCATGCTGGGACATCCGAGGGCGAAGACATTCCGCCAGACTGCTCATGACGTCAACAACCACACGCTCGCTTGGATGTGgagattgtttttgtttttctatcgACAGTTTTTTAATCACATTGTTTTTTTCAGAGAGATGTTTGCAGTAATACAAGTTATAAAGATCGAGTGCATTTTCCGACTATGATAAATAAGTAATCAATACAACTGTGATGTATTTGATTTTAATATGGAAATCAACAACAAATGTGGGATGTATAAATTTACTCAGGACAGGTCCTCGGGCCTATCACGTGCAACCAAGCACTTGCGAAAATGCCCCTAGAATGTCGCTGAAGACCATTTGTACCTACAAAGCTTAACAAGGCTCGCTATGTGTTTCAGTTACGATTGGCCATACCGCGATCGTGCATACTTCCAAAACATATTCGTCATTAACCATCCACATGTTTATGCCCCGATGTTCTTACACACCCCATGATCGCCCACCCCCACCGGTAGCGTAATgcaatggggtggggggggggggggttgaggagaAATAAAGAGAAGAAGCTGCGGTTTTtcatgtatgtgtttttttcaggcATTTATATAATGCGATCATCGTGTAATGTAACTCTAGAATTGACCAATCACGTGCTGGTTATATTATGCGCACGCAAGACGTACAATAGTAGAAGCGAAACAAAGTAGCTTTGGCGACTGCATAAACTCATCGTGTCTGTTAAGCGAGGAGTGGGAACTACAACGGAGGAGATAAGCGGTCTAGAGCTCATTACATATTTATACCCAGCAGGGCGTGGCTACGGTGAAGCGGTTCAGCCAATCCAGTTCGGCCGGTGGAATGGGGGCGTTCCGTTCCGCTGCGAGCAGAAGTTCAACAGCGAGCCCAGACAGTGCTGGGGAAAGGCAGATAGAGAGGGCAGCGGCGAGGGCTGGCTGTACGACCCTCTTTTGGGGGGTCCGATTATAACAAAAATATTACACACATGCTTGAACGCCCCAGCCGCATGATAGGCCATATGTGGATAATAATAGGTATTTTTAGAAAGCATATAGCTTCTGACTCTATATTTAAAATGCCTATTTTACTTTTCCTGTTAGACACGTCCGCGTCTATGAATCAGCGCACTTATTTGGGTACGACATATCTGGACATTGCTAAAGGCGCGGTTGAAATCTTTATGAAGGTAAAGGATTGATTTTACCCCCATTTTTTCAGCACGTACATTGCTGTGATGAGCGCGGGTTCCGCTGGGAGCGTTGGGTcagttaatataataataatatgtattatatggtTTTCTGTTGACAGCTGCGTGCTCGAGACCCGGCTAGTAGGGGCGACAGGTACATGCTAGTTACATTCGATGATCCACCATACGGAGTAAAGGTAATTAGAAAATGGTACAATTTTTTATTCAATCACTCGAAGCTGTTGTCTGCCAATGAGACGTTACTGTCCATCTGAGTAGCGACGAGTGCAGGGTTGCTTCTCGATGGCGAAAACTGCATTTATTACTTTTATAACCGCATACCGGAGCAGCCGTACATCCGAACATCAGCGGACATTTTGCTTTTGTGTGGACTAAAGTCTCGGGCGTCGAGATGGAGGCGGAGAGATTTGTTATCTTTTCTGACGTCTCCCCCTTTTTTACATTAAATGGTCTGGATTGGTCGGGTAGCCCGCACATCATAATATACCCTCCCCTTGCATCCGTACGTCTGACCTCCACGCTTAACCATTGGCCAATCTGAAGAGTTGAATCACATGAGATACTTTAACGGATTCAATGGATGCCCCACtagaatattattaataatctcATAGTATTAATTTCTAATAGTAATTGTTGTCATATAACATAACACCCATCACAAACCAACACCTGCACccgcccatctctctctctctctctctctctctctctctctctctctctctctctctctctctctctctctctctctctctctctctctctctctctctctctctctctctctctctctctctctctctctctctctctctctctctctctctctctctctatcctttgcctctctttctctctctctctctccattccctcTACTCCcaccacaagcatacacacgGCATTGCAAGGATTTCAATGAAATTATGTCATCACATAATAACAATTCATTGAATATTTTGGAACATGCCATGCTTCAAGCTGCAATTTCTAAGCCCAAATAAACCTAATCTATAAAGAGCATATAAATGGCTGAAATTCATACTCTTTACTCTCTTAACTCTTGGTAGATTTTGGCAGAACGTCACAGAGTCCTTCAAGGTTAGATCCTGTGAAATATATCAAGTGTAATGTGCATTACTCTTCCGTTGTCACAGAGgagtattttattttgaaggcagcTTGATGTTCATTCCTCTTCACAGCATTTCTTCCATTTCACTCTCCAACACAGTTAACCATTCTCAAGTTATGTCTTACACATTATTAGTGAGGAGCCTTGATAGACATTTAACTTTAATCCGAAGCAACATTAACCATCAATAAGACATTTAGCATGTTTCTCAAATcaaatgtttatatatatttttgtaaattCAATTTACTTTCTTTCTatcaaattaaatgtaaaatataactTGCATATAATCTGTCATATTTTTTAAGACAGCACTTTAactacattgtttattttatttttttacccagtGCTCTCACATTTCTCAACGTTCAACTAGTCAGCCTTGAGGTTTTTCTTGGATGAGCCATTTTACTTAGGTTCTGAATCATTGACAAAAGGAGTGTCTCAGGTAGTGATGGTCCTCACTTATTAACTTATCTAACCTGGCGTTGTAGCCACTTGCTCCTATGTGTATTCTTTATACTGAGCCCcctttcatttatatttttgtttgtaAATTAGCAATGTTTTATTGGGGGGCACTGTCATTACACACCACCTAACCTGCGGTAGACCCTCCTTCTTTCATTAGTATTCTCTCTTCGCAGGATGTCTGTCAATGCTTACAGGTCACTTTCAGGTCACGTAAGGTTAAGTATGGAGCTGCATTGGCAACTGGCCTGAGTAGGAAAAAGAGCCAATAGTCCTTCGGCTTTACCTATGCCTGTGTTGTGGTTTCtcacttctccctccctctcattttTCAATTCCTATCATGTGTGTAATTAGATATTCTCCCCTGAAAAAAGCTCTGTGGTCTAGGCTATGGACATAGTAAGATGTTGGATAAGCTATTGGTGATATTGAAACCAAATGATTTATTAATCTATTCATCCCCCTCTGTGGTTTATTCCAAAGTGTTTGTGACTTGTGTGGAGACATGGACGTTCCCCCATGCGGTCACACCGTTAGACGACCCCCCCCTGTGCCTCCGTGTGTCTCCAGGCCGGCTGGAAGGAGAACCACGCCACCTTCATGAGCGAGCTGAAGAACCTGCAGGCGTCTGGCCTGACCACCCTGGGCCACGCTCTGCGCACCGCCTTCGACCTCCTCAACCTCAACCGCCTCGTCTCGGGCATCGACAACTACGGGCAGGTGTGAGACGCATTCAACACCGCCGCACAGCGTATGGCGTCGACCGTTTTCAAGTTTATTCCTCCTGAAACTATTGGCAAATATCAAAGGGATGAACATACCAAAGAATAGCTAGATAGTGAGTCAATAATTAGCGAATGGTaatgtggttgttgttttttccgaTAGCTAATGCTGCAAAACAAGCTTAACCAATCTCTCAGTGATTTCATTTGGACATAAACTCCATCTCCTCCTATCTATCATAGGCGTAAGCAACAATAATATAGACTGTCAAAAGATCTAGGCTATTTTATCAGGGTCGCtcagatgtatgtgtgtatatgtatataattaCATGTAATCACGTgtctaatgtttattttttttgtatgggCCTGGATGGAATATAAAGTGGTTGAGCGGTAACCAGATATGTGACACATTTTATCACGGCTCTAACCCAACTGTCTCGTCCTCACAGGGTCGTAACCCGTTCTTCTTGGAGCCCTCTGTGATCATCACTATCACCGACGGCAACAAGCTGACTCACAGCTCTGGGGTTCCGGAAGAGGTGAGAACAACAACAGCAGAACGGCTGACACAATCCATTTTCACATTTATTAAACTGGCACAAATAATCCCTAAAAAAATATTAGAAAAATGGAAGGAATACcatttatgtttatatatatatgtttatgtgtatgtatatttatatattatatacatatgtcTTTTTTTGATATAAGGGTCGACAATATGTATGACCACAataatatttgttttttttgtgtactGCCTCACGATAGCAATGTGATCAGTAATACTATTGGATCAAAATGCCTCTTTTGGAATATTGGTAGATAAATTAACCAAAATTAAATTGTGCCTAAAAAGTATTTCCAAatgtcttcctccctctccctcgctctctacctccctccctctctctaccactctacCCTCCCTCGCTCGCTCGCGGCCCAGCTGC
The window above is part of the Gadus macrocephalus chromosome 10, ASM3116895v1 genome. Proteins encoded here:
- the mospd1 gene encoding motile sperm domain-containing protein 1, which produces MQPQQQNRQPELVEGSLPVFVFPTELVFYADEQNSHKQVLTLYNPYEFALKFKVLCTAPNKYTVVDATGAVKPQCRVDIVIRHRDVRPCHYGVYDKFRLQVSEQSQRKALGRKEVSATLQPSAKQDPPHPRPQEEERRLKEQLADSVFFEQTAFQTESRAVAGGPSLLTVLLGLVCVAALMLPTLGDEESTVPVYLHLSVNKKLVAAYVLGLLTMVILRT